Genomic segment of Nitrospiria bacterium:
ATATTCCCCGTTGACTTCATCCCGAACAACCATTACGATGATCAAAACATCGGTGGGATATGACGGAATGGCTGGACAGTTTTGTTTTAGGCGTGGTGGAAGGGCTGACCGAATTCATTCCGGTCTCCTCGACGGGGCATCTGATTCTGGCCGGACATCTCTTGGGCTATGAAGGGGAGAAGGCGTCCACGTTTGAGGTCGTGATCCAGCTCGGAGCGATACTGGCGGTGGTCTTCCTCTACAAAGAAAAGTTCTACGGTCTGAATCCGTTCAACAAGGAAAAAGGGTTTGCGGGAATCAACGGACTGACCCTATTGTTCCTGACGACCCTTCCGGCCCTCGTGTTCGGGGCAGCGGCTCATGGTTTCATCAAGAATCACCTTTTCAACTCGAAAACGGTCGCCTTGGGTTTGGGAGTCGGAGGTGTGGCGATCCTTTTGATCGAACGATTCCTTCCCGAGGTTAAGAAGCGCGGCGTCGATTCGCTGGGTTGGCGTGAGGCGCTCTCGATCGGTTTATTCCAATGCCTGGCGTTGTGGCCGGGGGTTTCGCGTTCGGGGGCAACGATCCTTGGCGGGATGGCGATTGGGGTGGAGCGAAAGACCGCGGCCGAATATTCATTTCTGGCCGCCGTGCCGGTGATGTTTGCCGCGACCGCGTACGACCTCTATAAG
This window contains:
- a CDS encoding undecaprenyl-diphosphate phosphatase, which gives rise to MTEWLDSFVLGVVEGLTEFIPVSSTGHLILAGHLLGYEGEKASTFEVVIQLGAILAVVFLYKEKFYGLNPFNKEKGFAGINGLTLLFLTTLPALVFGAAAHGFIKNHLFNSKTVALGLGVGGVAILLIERFLPEVKKRGVDSLGWREALSIGLFQCLALWPGVSRSGATILGGMAIGVERKTAAEYSFLAAVPVMFAATAYDLYKSRSFLGASDLTTFVIGFVVSFITAWLSVKWFISLLGRYTLNGFGWYRIAVAILILWLIR